Genomic DNA from Thermoanaerobaculum aquaticum:
CGGATGCAGCGATGCTCCTTCGCTCCCCCCGCCAGCGCCTGCTTTGGGAGGAGCTTTCCCGCCGGGGGGGATGGGCGGTGGAAAGCGAGCTTTTGGCCGAGCTCGGGCTTTCCCGCTCGGTCAGCGACGCTCTGGTGAAAAAAGGGCTTTTGCGCCGCTTTCAGCAGCTGCGCAAGAAAGCCCCCCAACGCTGGGAGCTTCCCCCGTCGCCTCTACCGGAAAGCCTTTCCCCCTCCCAGGAGGAGGCTTGCGCCAGGCTCCAGGCGGCGCTTTTGGCCGGGAGGTTTCAGGCTTTTCTGCTTTTGGGTGTTACCGGCTCGGGAAAAACCGAGGTTTACCTGCGCACGGCCGAAGCGGCGGTGCGGGCGGGAGGGCAGGCGCTGATCCTGGTGCCGGAAATTGGGCTTACCCCCAAGGTGGCGGGGGAGCTGGCGGCCCGCTTTGGCTCCCGGGTGGCGGTGCTGCACTCCTCCCTCCCGGCGGGGGAGCGCTTCGCCCTGTGGGAGAAGGCCCGCCGCGGGGAGGTGGACGTGGTGGCCGGTCCCCGTTCCGCCTTGTGGGCACCGCTGGCGCGCTTGCGGCTCATCGTGGTGGACGAGGAGCAAGACCCGTNNNNNNNNNNNNNNNNNNNNNNNNNNNNNNNNNNNNNNGTGCTTTTGGCTTCCGCCACCCCAGCTCTGGAAACCGTATGGCTGGCCCAGCAGGGGAAGGTCACGCTTTTGGAGCTTCCCGAGCGGGTGAGCGGCGACCGTCTGCCCCAGGTGGAGGTGGTGGACCTGGCCAAGGCCCCGCCCGAGCCCGGGGAGCACGGCCGGCGCTGGTTTTCCCCTCGGCTTTTGGAGCTTTTGCAGGCGACGCTTGAGCGCGGGGAGCAGGCCATCCTCCTGGTGAACCGGCGGGGTTGGGCTCCGGTGTTGCTCTGTCGCGATTGCGGGCACACCATGCCCTGCCGGGACTGCGCCATCCCCCTCACCCTGCACCGGCGCCCTGGGAAGCTGGTGTGTCACTACTGCGGCTATACGGTGGAGCCACCCACGGCGTGCCCTCGCTGCGGCGGTGGGCTGCTGGAGGACGTGGGGGCCGGCACCGAAAAAATTGCCGCAAAGCTCGCCGAGCGCTTCCCCCAGGCGGTGGTTGGCATCCTTGACCGGGACACCGCCCGCACCCCCGCCCAGCTCATGGCCACCTTGGAGCGCTTTGCCCGCGGCGACATTCAGGTGCTCGTGGGCACGCAAATGGTCTCCAAGGGGCATCACTTCCCCAGGGTGACCCTTACCGCCGTCATTAACGCCGACAACCTTTTGGGCTTTCCCGACTTCCGAGGTGCCGAGCGGACCTTTCAGCTTTTGACCCAGGTGGCCGGCCGGGCCGGGCGGGGCGACAGACCCGGGTTGGTGGTGTTTCAAACCTACCATCCCGACCATTACGCCATTGCCGCTGCCGCTCAACACGACGTCAAGCGCTTCGTGGAGGGGGAGCTGGCCTACCGCAGGGCCTTTCGGTACCCCCCGTTTTACCGCCTGGCGTTGGTGCGCTTTGAGTCCACCCGAGAGGTGGCCGCCATCAAAGCGGCGGAGCAAGCGGCAAGAAACGTCCCGCGGGCGGCCGGTCTGCACCTCCTGGGGCCCACCTCAGCCCCCATCCCCCGCCTGCGGGGACGCTACCGCGTGCACTTCCTGCTCTTGGCCAGCCGTCGGCAGCTGCTGCGGCAGGCTCTCACGGCGGTCACCGGCAGCAAACTACCAGCGGGGGTGCGGCGCATTGTGGATGTGGACCCCTTAAGCACGGTGTGAAAGGTCGTCCCAAAAGCGGCCGCCTTCTATTCCTCGGGTTCGCCTGGGGAGGAAAACTGGGCGGCCAGGAGGTCCACGGTGCGGGGCCCCAGGCGAATGACCCGGAAGCTCTCGGCGGCCTCCAAGCCTTGCGGGCGACCTGCTTCTTCCGCCAGCCGGCAAAACACCACCTGCGCCTTTTCCAGCGGGAACTGGGAAGCATGGCAGGCCAGCAGGGCCATCTTTTGCTCGAAGACGGGGGCAATGTCGAAAAAGCGGTTGGGCTCGTCGGTGCCGGCAAGCCAGAGCTCCTCCGGCACGTGGGGGGCAAACCCCGCCGCGGCCAGCTCCGGAAAGATGCCCGCTTTTTTCACCGCCGGATAGAGGGCCTCCACGGCCGCCTGCCCTACCGCCCGGTGGTCGGGGTGGTTGATGTAGGCCCCGTGCCGAAACCAAACGGTAGGGTCGTGGGTGAGCACGATGTGGGGCCGCACCTGACGGATAACCCGCACCAGATCTTTGCGCAGCTCCAAGGTTGGCTGGACCATGCCGTCTTCGTAACCCAGCCAGATTACCTCGGCGCCCAGCATGGCTGCCGCCCGGGTTTGTTCCTCCCGCCGCCGGGCGATCACCCGCTCTTTGGGGTCGCTGTCATCGTGGGTGCCTTTGTCGCCGTCGGTGACGATGCAAAGGTAAACCTTAGCCCCTTTGCTGACCATGGTGACCAATGTGCCACCAGCAAGGGCTTCAGCGTCATCGGGATGAGCAAATACCGTCAAAATTCGCGTTTCCATGTTGGGTATACTAGCAATTGGGTTTGCTTGCTGTTGGGCGCGAGCTAACCCAGGGGGCATGCATGGCACGGCCTACGGTTTTGGTGGTGGACCCGGAGACGCACCGCCGACAAGAACTAACGCAAGGGCTTGCGAGTTTCGGTTACGAAGTGGTGGCGGCTGGCGACGAGGCGGAGGGGCGGAAGTTCGCCCTCGGGCTTGGGCCTCAGGTGGTTGTTGCTGATGCCAAGCTGGGTGGCTTTGGCGACGCCACGATTTTGGGGGAGTTTGCAGCCGAGAGCAAACCGCTGCTCATCCTTCTGGTGGAGACCGAAGCGGCAGCGGAAGAGGTTCCCGAAGAAGCGTACGCAGTCCCCACCCAGGGCCTCACCACCAAAGCGCTGCTGCGGAAGCTGCGCACGGTGCTGGTGGGGAAAGAAGTGGGCCTGAAGGCCGACGAGCGGTTGGAGAGCCTGCTGGGCGACGAAAGCGCCCTGGCATTTTTCGACCTTTTGCCGCTGCTCCAGCGATCGGTGGTCACCGGGCGGGTGCTTTTTGCCGGCGGCGAAGTGGCGCTGGAGGGCGGTGAGGTAATTGCCGCGCGATTGGGACCAGCTCGGGGGGTGAAGGCCTTTGCCCGCTTAGGCAGGGTGGGGCACGGGACCTACCGGGTGCTTTTGGGCTTGCCCGGGGCGGAGCGGGAAATCCGCGAGGACCTTTTGACCCTCATGGCCACGGCCATTGAGGACCAGCACACGTTTAACGAGCTGGTGAGCCAGTTTCCCGGGTTGGAGGCACGGGTCCAGGTGGTGATGGGTCCCGGGTTTTTTGCCACCCAGTTCACCACTGCGCAGCAACAGATTCTGGGGGCCTCGCAAGACTCTCCGTCCTTGCGGGAGCTTCTGGATCGCGTACCGCTGTTGGACGGTCAGGTGCTGGCCGAGCTGGTTCGACTCAAGGAACTGGGCTTTGTGGCCTTTGCCGAGCCTGAGCTTAAAGTGCGGGTGGTCACTGACTCCACCTCCGATTTGCCCCCGGAAGTGGCAGCTCAGCACCACATCCAGGTGGTTCCCGTGACGGTGTTCCTGGGCGAGGAGATCCACAAGGACGGGGTGGACATTACGCCCCGGGAGTTTTACCGGCGGCTGGCCAGCGAAAAGGACCTCCACCCCCGCACCAATCCCCCAACTCCCGGGGAGTTCTTGACCGCCTACCGGCAGGTCGTAGAAAAAAGCGATGTGGTTTCCGTGCACATTTCCGAGAAGATGTCGCAAACTGTAGTGCATGCCCGGCAGGCGATCACCGAAAACCGCGACAAGCTCGAAGCCCTAGCGGCCAACCGCGGCCTTCTACAGGTGGAGGTGGTGGATTCCCGCGCTGTGAGCGCGGCCTTGGGGACCCTGGCGGTTTTTGCGGCGCGCATGGCCTTCCGGGGTTTGGCCCCGGCGGAAATTCGCAAGCGCCTGGAGGACATGCGCGAGCGCATGCACATGATCTTCGTGGTGGACACCCTGGAGTACCTGGCCCGCGGCGGACGGATTGGCAAGGCCCGGGCGCTTTTGGGGCAAATGCTGGGCATCAAGCCTATCCTTACCGTTGCCGATGGGGAGGTGGCCCCATTGGACAAGGTGCGTGGGGGCCGGGCGGCGCACCCGCGGGTCATCGAGCTATTCAAGAAGCGGGTGGACGCGGCGCAACCGGTGGTGGTGGCCATCGCCCACGCTCAGGCCCCAGTGTGGGCCGATCGGCTGAAGAACCTCATTCAGGATAACTTCAAAGTTTCCGAGCTGTTGGAATGCGAAATTGGCCCCACCGTAGGCACCCATGTGGGGCCCGGGACGGTGGGAGCGGTGATGTTCCAACCGCGTCCCGACGAGCAGCCCCTCATTGCTCCGCTGCCCACCTCGTAAGCGGGGTCGTTACTGAAGCCAGGCAGCCAGGCGCGGCCAAAAGAGCCGCCGGCACTCGGGGTGGGTGACGAGGCTGACGTGGCCTGGCCTTATCGGGCAACCATCATCTTCGCCCACCACCCAGAACTCCTTGCTTTCAGCCGGAATCATCTGCCAGAGCCTTTGGCAGAGCGGGGGTGGGGACCACAACCAGTCCCCGGCACCGGCAACCAGCAAGACGGGAAACGACAAGCTCGGCAGATGAGAAAGCACCGAAACTCCTCCGCGGGTGACCCATGCCCCGTTGAGGTTCCACTGTAGCCATTGGGCCATGATGCCCCCATCTTCGTCCTCGGGCCCAAAGCGCAAAAAGCGAGCGGGGAAGCGCCCCAGTCGGTGGCAGAGAAAAACGGCAAAGCGGGCGGTGAAGCGTCGGTAGCTTCGAAGCGAGGGGTACGGAGTGGCCAAGATGGCAAGCTTTGCCACCTTTTCCGCCAAGCGAGGCATAAGCGCCAGCGCGGTGAGCGCTGCTGCTCCTGCCGCCGAGTGGGTGACGATCCGCAGCGGATCTCCTCTGGATGCCACCTCCAGCGCTGCGGGGATATCGTGCACCGCCCAATCCTCGAAGCACCACCGGGCTCCCGGCGGTTTGCGCTGGGATTGGCCGTGACCGCGAAAGTCCAGGACGTAAGCGCAGAAACCTTGCTCGGCCAGGAAACGAGCAAATCCCACCCCCCGGGTGCCCAGCCAAAAGGTGTGGTTGGAGAAAGCACCGGTCAAAAGCAGCACCGCCGGAGCATCAGGATCTCCCCAGCGGTGAAGGGCTAGTTGCACGCCGTCCTTGGTGGTGGTGGAAAGAGACGTGCCGGTGACACCCGGGGTTGTTTTCACCATACCCGGAAACTTTAACGGTGCGAAGCGGGAAGGTGAAGGGTTAGCCGGTTGTTATCCCATACGTGAGGTACTCCGCAGAGGAGCAGGCAAGCTCGTGGCAGGTGGTTTTCGACGGCAGCTGTACCCTGTGCCGGGTAAGCTCCCAGTTTCTGGCCAAAAAGCTGGCCGGGTTACCGGTGGTGTTTGTGGACGGGCACGCTGCCGGGTTGTCCGCCCGGGAGTTCACAGAAATGAGGGTGTGCACCCCCGAAGGCGAGGAGCTTCGGGGCTTTCCCGCGGTGGTGAGGCTTTTGGCCCTCCGTGGGCGCTGGCCCTGGCTGTGGAAGGCTTTGCTGAGGCCTCCGTTCTTGACCATTGGCAACTGGGGCTACCGGCTGGTGGCGAGGTTCCGGCACCGCTTGTTTTCCCGCTAACCCCCTGGGTTTGTGAATCGAGGTACAATCCCACCGTGACCAGGGAAGGCGATGCACTGGTGGTGGTGGGTGCGGGGATCGTGGGGCTGGCGACCGCCTACCATCTGGCCCGCAGCTCCGCCCTGCCCGTAATTGTGGCGGAAGCGGAAGGCAGGGTAGCGCGCCATCAAACCGGGCACAACTCGGGGGTCATCCACTCGGGTCTCTACTACCGTCCCGGATCCTTAAAGGCCCAGCTGTGCCGGAAGGGCAGGGAAGAGCTGCTGGCCTTTTGCCAATCTCACGGTATCCCGTTTGAGCTTTGCGGCAAGCTGGTGGTAGCCACCCGGGAGGAACAAATCCCGGCCCTGGAGGAGCTGGCCCGGCGGGGGGAAGCCAACGGTTTGGAGGCCTTGCGCTGGGTGGAGGGAGCGGAGATCCCCAGGTACGAACCTGCCGCTCGGGGTGTGGCGGCCCTTTGGGTGGGGGACACGGGGATTGTGGATTTCCGCCAGGTGGCCGAGGTCCTGGCCCGGGAGGTGCAGCAGGCTGGTGGCGAGCTGCGCCTGGGCTTCCGGGTGCGGCAGCTGGCGTCCACCGGCCGGGGCTGGCGGCTGAACGGCCCGGGTGGCGCCATGGAGGCCCGTGGGGTGGTGGTGTGTGCCGGTCTCCACGCCGACCGCTTGGCCCGGCAGGTGGGGGTGGGTGGTGGGATCAGGATCGTGCCTTTTCGCGGTGAGTACTGGGAATTGGCCGCCCACCGCCGGCATTTGGTGCGCAACTTGATTTACCCGGTTCCCGACCCCCGCTTTCCTTTCCTGGGCGTGCACTTTACCCGCCGCCTGGACGGCCGCGTGGAAGCCGGCCCCAACGCGGTGTTGGCCTTTGCCCGGGAAGGCTACCGCTTCTCGCAGGTTTCGCTGCGAGATCTGGCCGAAACCCTGACGTTTCCGGGCTTTTGGCGACTGGCCCGACGCTACTGGCGCACGGGATTAGCCGAAATGCGGCGCTCCCTTTCCAAGGCTTGCTTTTGTCGAGCGCTGCAAGAGCTGGTCCCGGAAATTCGTGAGGAGGACCTGGAGGGGCGCGGCTCAGGGGTGAGGGCCCAGGCTTTGGACCGGCAGGGCCAGCTGCTGGATGACTTTGCCTTTGGGGAGGCCCCCCGGGGGCTTTTCGTGCTCAACGCCCCTTCCCCCGCCGCCACCGCGGCCCTGGCCATTGGCAGGGTCATTGGTGACAAGGCCCTGGAGCTGGTGGCCTAGCGGTTTAGCGGCTCATGGCCTCGGCGAGCTTTTCTTTCACCTGTTCTCGTTGGGCCAGGTGGGCGGCTTTCCCCTGGTAAATGCTGCCGGAGCCGCCCCCCCTGCCGGCCAGCTCGCTGGCAACCAGCTCCCCGAGTTGCTTGATGTCCGGACGGTTGGCAGCCAGCAGGAAGTACCCGTGGCCTTCCTTACCAGCGGTGGCCAGCAGAACGCCCTGGGGTTGGGCCTCCAGGAAAGCCCGGGCCAGCCGCTGCAGGAAGGTCAGCTCCGCATCTTCCCGGTGAAAGACCACCACCCTCTCGGAGCTGGTGGCCAGCTTTTCCCCTAAGAGGACCGCCAGCTCTTCCTGCGTGCGGCGCAGCTGCCTTGCCAGCTCCGCAAGCTCAGCCAGCTTGGCCTCGGCCACCGTCGCCAGCTCCTGGTCGCCAGCGCCCAGCAGCTTGCGCAGGGCAGCGTTGCGGGCCTCGTGGGCGTGCAGCCGGCGACGCAAGCGGTTCCCGGCCACAAAGTAAACGCGGGTTCCACCGCGCATGGGTTCGGTAGCCACCAGCGCAAGAGCTTCGATTTCCGCGGTATTTGCCAGGTGTGTGCCGCCGCAGGTGGCCACGTCCACCCCTTCGATTTCCACCAAGCGCACCTTGCCCCGGTGGCCCTCCGGCAAACCCCGGCTGCGGAGCTTGGGGAGGTTCGCCACCTCCTCCGGCTCCAGGTAGTGGACGCGAACCGCTCGGGCGGCACGGATTTCCCCGGCCACCCAGGCTTCCAGCTCGGCGAGCTGGGGCGGGCTCAAGGAAGGAACATCCAGCTCCACATCGCAAAGCTCGGCTCCCAAATGAAACGCCGTGGTTTTCCAGCCAAAGCGGTCTTCGGCAATGGCCGAAAGGAGGTGCTGGCCGGTGTGCTGCTGCATATGGTCGTAGCGCCGCTGCCAGTCCAGCTCCAGCGTGACCTCACCCGAGGGGGGCTCCCCTTGCAGGTAGTGGCGAATCCCCTGGGGACCCTTTTGCACATCCACCACAGGAACGCCGGCCACCGTGCCGCGATCCGCCGGCTGACCACCCCCTTCGGGGTAAAAGATGGTGTCTGCCAGCTCGATCCACACACCCCGATCATCGCGCCCGCTGGCGATCACTCGGGTTTGCAGCCGGGATAGGTAAGGATCACGGTAAAAAGCGGGAACCTGTTCCATGCTGGGCATCTTAGCGCAGGGCGTCATGGCTCGAAGCGTAGGGTTTCCACCGCTTTTGAGTGGCGAATCCCACCGGTGTGACCCAGCTCACTGCCGCCGGAGGGTAAGGGGCTTAGGTTGGTACGTGGAGGCAGCCATGAATCTCGTCGCCAGCTTTTCAGGGTATCGGCCAGTTCGGCGGACGTACGGTCGCCACTGGCCCTTTATTGCCGTCATGGTGCTTTTCCTGTTGAGCCTGGCCATCGGTGCCTTGGCCCACAACCACCCGCAGCGGGAGGGCAAGCTGGTGGGAAAGGTGGAAGCCCTTCCCCCTGACGGGCTGGTGGGGGACTGGACGGTGGCAGGGGTGGTGGTGCACGTGACCGCCGAAACCGAAATTGACCAGGAACACGGACAGGTGCAAGTGGGCGGCGTGGTGAAAATTGAGGGTACTTTCCGCACCGATGGTTCTCTGGACGCCAAGGAAGTGGAGGTCCTGGCCAACCCGGGACCGGTGACGCCGCCGGCGGACAGCAAGGTCTTTGGGGTCGTTAAGCTCCAGCCCACCGCCGCTGCTCCCGTGGAGGCGGAAGGGGTCGCTCTCATCCGGGTATTTAAGCTCGGTGACACCGTGGTCCGCGAGGACTTCAAGGTAGGCGTGGAGCACCTCTTGCCGGAGCACATGTACGACGTCTTCGTGGATGGCGTGCACGCCGGAGCCATTTCCACCGATGGAGAAGGGGAAGGGCATCTCTTCCTTTCCACCGCGTCCCTGCCGGGGGCGGAGCCGTTGCCGCCCGAACTTTCGCCGCTGTTGGACCGGCAACAAGTGGAGGTGCGCGACGGCAGCACCGTGATCCTTACCGGGAACTTTGCCGATGCTCGCTGGGACGGCGGCGGCCATCCCCAGCGCGAATACCTGGCGGTAGCCCCCCTGGCCTCCTCCGAAGGCGTGGTGATGGGCCTGGGGGTTGCGGAAATCAAGGAAAGCAAGCAAACGCTGAAGTTGGCCGCGTTTTTCCTGCCAGCCACGGCGCCGGTGACGGTGGTGGTGGACGAGCAGGAGCTAGGAACCGTGCAGACCCAGGCCAATGGGTACATCCATGTGATCTTCTCCACCCAGCCGGAGGATGACCAGTTGCCGCTTCCCGAGGCGTCCTTGCCGGTGTCTTCCTGGCAAAAGCTGGAGCTGCGTGATGCTTCGGGCGAAGTGTTGCTTTCGGGTGAGTTTATGCCCACGGCGCGTCCCGGCACCGCCACCGCCCCTGGCCAAGTGCGGCGGTACTTGGGGAGGCCTCACCGTTAAGCCTCATCCCTCCTCGCCTTGACCCCGGCTCTGCCGGGGTTTTTCTTTTTGGGGTGGTGACTTCACGCCCGGTGCGTTCGAGAAGCGGTTTGGCTTTCAAACTTACCCCTATACTCCCGCCGTGGAGCAAGGGTAGCGGATGCGCTGGCTTGAGAAGGCTGTGGCGGCAGGGACAAAAAAACAGGTGCTGGCGTTTTTGGCCGTGGCGATGCTGGTGTTTTGGGGTGTTGTGGGCCACACCCTGGCGGTTGTGAAATACGCTGGCGATTGGCGCGGCTTTTTCCGCCTGGGAAGCGGGTTTTACCACCCTGCGGTGATGCAGGACGTTCCCCGGGATAGCCCCTGGGGTTACGATGGGCAGTTTTACGCCGCGTTAGCTGCCGACCCGTGGCTTTGTAATCCCGAAACCCAAAAGGCTTTGGATAACCCCTCCTACCGCGCCCAGCGCATGCTTTTGCCCGCTTTGGCTTGGGTTTTGGCTTTGGGCAACGGTCATGCAGCACTTTGGTGGTATTTAGCCTTGGTTTGGCTTTTGGCGCTTGGCTCTGTGCTGATCGTGGCTTGGTGGCTTATGCGCACCGGTGTCCCGGTTCTTTGGGCCCTGCCGCTTCCGGTAACGGCGGGTTTAGTTACCTCGCTTACCCGGGCCACCCCGGACGGTGCAGCGGTGACGCTGTTGCTGGGTGCTCTCCTGGCTTTGGAGTGGCGAAAATGGGGTTGGGGTGGCGCTTTTCTTGCTGCCGCCGTGCTGGCCCGGGAGACCACGCTGCTGCTGGTGCCGGCGGTGGTGTGGTGGCAGTGGCGGGAACAACACCTGCGGCGGGGTGTTTTGCTTGTCATTCCCGCCCTGGTAGCGTTTTTCGGCTGGCGGGTGTACCTGCACTTGCAGGTGGGTTCCGCCTTCTCCACGAAAGATCTGGCCAACTTTGGGTTTCCGCTGGCCTGGCTTCCCTGGAAGATCCGCCAGGTGTTTGCCGCTGCCGATATCAACGGGGTGGAGGTCCTGGGTCTCGTGGCTCTGCTGGCTACCGTGGGTTCTCTGGCTTTCGCGGTCCATCCCGGCATGGGCCTGTGGGAGCTAGCCTACCTGGCCTTTGGGCTCTTGGGGTTGGTTTTGGGTCCCAGCGTCATCACCGAGGCGTACGCGTACTCCCGGGTGCTGCTGGTCTTGTCGTTTCTGGCGGTGGTACTGGCCGTAAAAGCCCAGTTGGTTTGGAGGAAGACCGCGCTTTTTGCCGTGCCGGTTCTTTGGGGGCTGTTGGGCCTGGTGCTGGTTCGTGGCGAAATGATCCCCCACGGGGGTGTCATTCCCGTCTTCAAAGCTCTTCTCATCCATCTTGCCCGGCTTTAGGGCAGTACTTGCCTTTGAAGGGCCAAGCTTCGGCGAAAGCCCAGGCCTTTTTTCCTCCTCAAGCTGCTGCTTGCCAGCGGGCCGCAGCTCAAGCGCCCTTGCTTACTTCTTCCAGCACCGAGAGGAAGCGGTCGTAGGGGAGGGCTTGCCAGCTTTCGGCGGAAACCGCCCCACCGGCCCGGGAAATGAGGGAAACCTTGTGGGCGGTTTCGGCGTCGGGGGCTTCGTAAATGTCCATGAAATCGTAAGGGCCGAGGATTGCGTAGTGAGCCAGGAACTTCACGCCAGGGCATAAGCTCTTGACCTTTTGCAGCCACTCTTTCCCCATGGCCCGGCGGGCCTGGGCACTTTGGCTGGACTCGGGTGCGAGCTTGGTCAGCAGAATGAAAATCGGCATAGGCACCTCCTTTTTCTCTTTTTTCAATGTAGGCCTTGACCGCGGGCTCGTCGAGGTGGGTTTGTTATGCTTAAGGCACCCAAGTTGCTTTGGGAGGAGCCAGGAGCCATGCCCAGGTACTGCGAACAATGCGATACCTACTTCGGTGACAGCTTTGCGGTTTGTCCGCTCTGTGGCGGGGAGCTTCCCTTGGCAACCACGCTTCAGGAGGAAACATGGGTGGTGGTGGGAACCGCCCGCAACCCCGCTGATGCCGAGATTTTGGGAGGGCTCTTGGCCGCCCGGGAAATTCCCCATGTGGTCGCTAACCGCGGCGTGAGCCAGTACCCCGCACCCGATGCGGGGATGGAGCTTTACCTGCTGCTGGTTCCCGACAGCTTCGCCGCGGCGGTCCAGGAGCTGCAGGCGGCCGCGGAACGGGGTGAGCTTTCGGTGACGGATAAGGACCTGGAGGAGGAAGCATGAGCACACCGATGCGCTTGGGGAGGTACCAAATCCTGGGGGAAATTGGCCGCGGGGCCATGGGGGTGGTGTACCGGGGGTGGGACCCGCAGCTGGAGCGGCCGGTGGCCATCAAGGCCATCCGCGCCGACACCGTCAGCGGGGGAACGGAAGAGGAAATCGTCGCCCGTTTTTTGAGGGAAGCCAAGCTGGCCGCCCGCATCGTGCATCCCGGTGTGGTCACAGTGTACGACGCCGGTGAGGAGCAAGGGCAGCTCTACCAGGTCATGGAGCTGGTGGAAGGGGAATCGCTGGCGGCGCGGCTGCGCCGGGGAGATTTTCCTACCCAGCGGGAGGCCCTGGAATTGGCGGCGCAGGTGGCCGAAGCGTTGGGAGCCGCCCATCAAGCCGGCGTGGTGCACCGGGATGTGAAGCCGGCCAACATCCTCATTGGCAGGGACGGCAGGGTCAAGGTCAGTGACTTTGGCGTGGCCAAAGCGGTGGGGGAAGCCACCGGCCTGACCCGCACCGGCACCACCGTGGGCAGCCCCGCTTACATGTCCCCGGAGCAGGTGCGGGGTGAGCACGTGGACGCCCGCTCCGATTTGTTTTCCCTGGGCGTGATCCTGTACGAGATGCTGCTGCGCAAAAGGCCCTTTCCCGCGGAAACCCTCACCACCCTGGTTTACCAGATCCTCAACACGGATCCCTTTGCCGACCCCCAGGCTTTTGGCTCCCTGTCCCCGGAGCTGGTGGCGTTTCTCAAACGGTGTTTGGCTAAGGACCCGGCGCAGCGAGTTCCTGACGCCACCACCTTTGCCGCACAAGCCCGCGCGCTGGCGCAAAAGGGGGAAGTGGAAAGCACGCTGTCCACCTTCCCCACCATGCCCCTGGCGACCGTTCAGACCGGGCGCCCGGAAGCCCCGCCGGTGGCTGAGCCAAAAAAGCGGAAAGCGGTTCTTTGGCTCGCGGTGGCGGCGGGGGTGGTGCTTTTAGGTTTGCTTCTGCTCCTGGGTCGGCGCTCGAGCCCGCCCCCGGCCACCGTGCTTCTGGCGGACGCCACGCCCGTGCCCCAGGAACCCTTAGCCGCCGGGACCCCCCAGGTCCCTGCCGTGCTCCCCAGTCCTACGCCCACCGTGGCACCGACGGCAACCCCACTTCCCACGCCCACGCCGCTCCCGGTGGTGCCGGCGGTGGAACCCACAGGTCTGCCCACCCCAACACCCACGCCACCGCCGCCAGTGGTCAAGACCTACTACGGCCGGCATGGGGCGGTGTTCAACGTGGACCCGGAAGATGCGCTGGTGGAAATCGAAGGAAAAGCCATCGGCATTGCCGACGATTGGGACGGCAAGGGGGGCGGCAAGGTCTACGTTTTTCCCGGTCCGGGAACCTACTACGCCAGGCTCTCGTTGAAAGGCCACAGAACGGTATGGGTGGCCATTGTGATATCGCCCAATGCCAAAGATGAAAACGCGGACGTGGACTGGGAGCTGGAGGAGCTTTAAAAAACGCGGCCGTGAGGCCACGGAGGTCGGTCATGGAGCTTAAAGAAAAGGTTCCG
This window encodes:
- a CDS encoding alanyl-tRNA editing protein encodes the protein MEQVPAFYRDPYLSRLQTRVIASGRDDRGVWIELADTIFYPEGGGQPADRGTVAGVPVVDVQKGPQGIRHYLQGEPPSGEVTLELDWQRRYDHMQQHTGQHLLSAIAEDRFGWKTTAFHLGAELCDVELDVPSLSPPQLAELEAWVAGEIRAARAVRVHYLEPEEVANLPKLRSRGLPEGHRGKVRLVEIEGVDVATCGGTHLANTAEIEALALVATEPMRGGTRVYFVAGNRLRRRLHAHEARNAALRKLLGAGDQELATVAEAKLAELAELARQLRRTQEELAVLLGEKLATSSERVVVFHREDAELTFLQRLARAFLEAQPQGVLLATAGKEGHGYFLLAANRPDIKQLGELVASELAGRGGGSGSIYQGKAAHLAQREQVKEKLAEAMSR
- a CDS encoding DUF5666 domain-containing protein; this translates as MNLVASFSGYRPVRRTYGRHWPFIAVMVLFLLSLAIGALAHNHPQREGKLVGKVEALPPDGLVGDWTVAGVVVHVTAETEIDQEHGQVQVGGVVKIEGTFRTDGSLDAKEVEVLANPGPVTPPADSKVFGVVKLQPTAAAPVEAEGVALIRVFKLGDTVVREDFKVGVEHLLPEHMYDVFVDGVHAGAISTDGEGEGHLFLSTASLPGAEPLPPELSPLLDRQQVEVRDGSTVILTGNFADARWDGGGHPQREYLAVAPLASSEGVVMGLGVAEIKESKQTLKLAAFFLPATAPVTVVVDEQELGTVQTQANGYIHVIFSTQPEDDQLPLPEASLPVSSWQKLELRDASGEVLLSGEFMPTARPGTATAPGQVRRYLGRPHR
- a CDS encoding AZOBR_p60025 family cell surface glycopolymer formation protein: MRWLEKAVAAGTKKQVLAFLAVAMLVFWGVVGHTLAVVKYAGDWRGFFRLGSGFYHPAVMQDVPRDSPWGYDGQFYAALAADPWLCNPETQKALDNPSYRAQRMLLPALAWVLALGNGHAALWWYLALVWLLALGSVLIVAWWLMRTGVPVLWALPLPVTAGLVTSLTRATPDGAAVTLLLGALLALEWRKWGWGGAFLAAAVLARETTLLLVPAVVWWQWREQHLRRGVLLVIPALVAFFGWRVYLHLQVGSAFSTKDLANFGFPLAWLPWKIRQVFAAADINGVEVLGLVALLATVGSLAFAVHPGMGLWELAYLAFGLLGLVLGPSVITEAYAYSRVLLVLSFLAVVLAVKAQLVWRKTALFAVPVLWGLLGLVLVRGEMIPHGGVIPVFKALLIHLARL
- a CDS encoding GYD domain-containing protein, with product MPIFILLTKLAPESSQSAQARRAMGKEWLQKVKSLCPGVKFLAHYAILGPYDFMDIYEAPDAETAHKVSLISRAGGAVSAESWQALPYDRFLSVLEEVSKGA
- a CDS encoding serine/threonine-protein kinase; this encodes MSTPMRLGRYQILGEIGRGAMGVVYRGWDPQLERPVAIKAIRADTVSGGTEEEIVARFLREAKLAARIVHPGVVTVYDAGEEQGQLYQVMELVEGESLAARLRRGDFPTQREALELAAQVAEALGAAHQAGVVHRDVKPANILIGRDGRVKVSDFGVAKAVGEATGLTRTGTTVGSPAYMSPEQVRGEHVDARSDLFSLGVILYEMLLRKRPFPAETLTTLVYQILNTDPFADPQAFGSLSPELVAFLKRCLAKDPAQRVPDATTFAAQARALAQKGEVESTLSTFPTMPLATVQTGRPEAPPVAEPKKRKAVLWLAVAAGVVLLGLLLLLGRRSSPPPATVLLADATPVPQEPLAAGTPQVPAVLPSPTPTVAPTATPLPTPTPLPVVPAVEPTGLPTPTPTPPPPVVKTYYGRHGAVFNVDPEDALVEIEGKAIGIADDWDGKGGGKVYVFPGPGTYYARLSLKGHRTVWVAIVISPNAKDENADVDWELEEL